The window GAATTTATCGTGACCCCTATTTAGGCTGGAAGGAAATGGCCGTCCATGGCATTGAAATTCATGACAGCCCTGGCAACCATATTTCCCTGTTGCGCTCGCCCGTGCTGGCCCGAAAATTTAAACGTTGCCTGGAAAAAGCTCAGATCAGAACTCCCCATGCCTGAAATTAATCCCTGGATGACCTGCTTCAAAGCCCAACCTCAGGCAAAGCTACGCCTGTTTTGCTTCCCCTATGCGGGGGCGGGGGCGTCGGTATTTCGCACCTGGGCGACCCAGTTGCCAGAGACGATCGAGGTTTATGCAATTCAGCTTCCAGGGCGGGAAACCAGATTACGAGAACCCCTGTTCACTGACTTGGTGCCGCTGGTGGAAGCCCTCACCCCTGTGCTGTTGCCTCATTTCGATCGCCCCTTCGCCTTTTATGGCCACAGCCTGGGAGCCCTGATCAGTTTCTCCCTTTCCCTGCAACTCCGTCGGAGCGGTCAGCCTTTGCCGCAACATCTGCTTGTTGCCAGCCGTCGGGCTCCCCAGATCCCCACCCAATCCCCAATTCATGCCCTTCCCGATCCGGAGTTTGCCCTGGCCTTGCAACGTTACGATGGCACACCGGAAGCTGTTCTGCAGAATGCCGAATTGATGGAGATTTTTCTTCCCATCCTGCGGGCTGATCTGATGATTCATGAACGCTACCAGCATGCCGATGAACCTCCGCTGGATTGTCCAATTTCCGCTTTTGGTGGGGTTCAGGATCAGGAAGTCAGTCATCCTGAACTGGCTGCCTGGGAATTCCAAACAGCCAGCTCGTTTAAGCTGCGCCAGTTTCCAGGGGGGCATCTTTTCCTGAAGCAGGAAGGGGCGGCCCTGTTAACGGCGATCGTTGAGGATTTGTCCCTGGATTAACCCAGACAGGCCGCCAGATCCTGCTCTGGTGTGGTAATCAGCTTCAAGTTAAAGGTCTCCGACAGCAATTTCACCACATTAGGGCTGAGGAAAGCGGGCAAGGTCGGCCCAATCCGAATATTCTGAATGCCCAGGGCCAGCAGGGTCAGCAGTACGGCGATCGCTTTCTGCTCATACCAGGACAAGACCATGGATAGGGGAAGTTGGTTGACTTCCACCCCGAATGCGTTGGCCAGGGCCACAGCAATCTGAATTGCCGAGTAGGCATCGTTGCACTGTCCCACATCCAGGAGACGGGGAATGCCGCCGATCGTGCCCAGGTCTTGATCGAAGAAACGGAATTTACCGCAACCCAGGGTTAGGACGACACAATCCTGGGGCATGGTTTCGACCAGATCACTGTAGTAGTTGCGGCCTGGTTTGGCCCCATCACAGCCACCGACCAGGAAGAAGTGGCGGATCTGGCCCTGTTTCACCGCATCAATCACCGCATCAGCCACCCCCAGCACTGCATGACGGGCAAAGCCAGTGGTGACGCTGCCCCGATCTGTCTCCTCGGTGAATCCTGGCAGTTCCAGGGCTTTCTGGATAATTGGGGAAACATCCTCAATGCTGGTATGAAGTAGCCCCGGATATCCGACTGGCCCCAGGGTAAAGAGCCGATCGCTGTAGGTGTCGTGGGGGGGCATGAGGCAATTGGTGGTCATGACGATCGGACCCGGGAAGTGATCAAAGTCATGGGTCTGGTTCTGCCATGCCGTACCGTAATGCCCATAGAGGTGAGGATAGGTCTGTTTCAGCTTGGGATACCCATGGGCTGGCAACAGTTCCCCATGGGTATAAACGGTGATGCCCGTTCCCACGGTCTGTTCCAGGATGGCCTTCAGGTCTCGCAGGTCGTGCCCGGAAACGAGGATGGCCTTACCCGCGATCGTCCCCAGGGGCACGGTCGTTGGCACTGGATGGCCAAAGGTTTCGGTATTTCCCGCATCCAGCAGTTCCATGGCTTTCAGATTCATTTGGCCAACCTTAAGGGCTAGACCGACCCAATCCTGCAGGCTCTTGTCCTGGGCATCCAGGCTGACCAGCACTTCATGGCAGAAGCGATAAAAGCCCTCATCCTGTTGATTCAGTTCCAGGGCATGGAAGGCATAGGCCGCAGCACCCTTCAGGCCATAGAGAACGGTGAGTTTGAGGGAGAAAATATCCACATCGGAGGCAGATTGACTGATAAAGGCATACTCCAGATCCCGCCCCTGTTTCATCCGCTGGGCCAGATCGCCAGCGGGTTGAAAGGTGGAGAGCATAGATTCGACAACGACCTCTCCCGTGCTATGAATTTGCAGCTTCAGACTATCCCGCAGGGCGATCGCCCGATTCACGAAGGCCACAAAATCATTCGGATCAAAGTTCACATTGGTCAGTGTGGAAAAGAGCATCTCACAGGTAAACTCATCCGTCTCGCGGGTGGCAATCCCCAGAGCTTTGGCCTGCAGGGCCACCTGAGACAATCCCCGCAAACAATGCACCAACAGATCCTGCAACGCATCGACTTCTGGACTCTTGCCGCAAGCTCCCCACTGATGACAGACATCGCCCCGGGTGGTTTGTTCACACTGATTACAAAACATAGGTCTTTACTCCAAGCTTCTGAGTCTCAGCCTATAGAGAACGTCAGCATAAATCCTTGACTTAAGTCAAAAGTCCCTGCAATGTTTGGTGAATTGTTGGTCAGGTGCC of the Leptolyngbya sp. 'hensonii' genome contains:
- a CDS encoding alpha/beta fold hydrolase — encoded protein: MPEINPWMTCFKAQPQAKLRLFCFPYAGAGASVFRTWATQLPETIEVYAIQLPGRETRLREPLFTDLVPLVEALTPVLLPHFDRPFAFYGHSLGALISFSLSLQLRRSGQPLPQHLLVASRRAPQIPTQSPIHALPDPEFALALQRYDGTPEAVLQNAELMEIFLPILRADLMIHERYQHADEPPLDCPISAFGGVQDQEVSHPELAAWEFQTASSFKLRQFPGGHLFLKQEGAALLTAIVEDLSLD
- the hcp gene encoding hydroxylamine reductase — encoded protein: MFCNQCEQTTRGDVCHQWGACGKSPEVDALQDLLVHCLRGLSQVALQAKALGIATRETDEFTCEMLFSTLTNVNFDPNDFVAFVNRAIALRDSLKLQIHSTGEVVVESMLSTFQPAGDLAQRMKQGRDLEYAFISQSASDVDIFSLKLTVLYGLKGAAAYAFHALELNQQDEGFYRFCHEVLVSLDAQDKSLQDWVGLALKVGQMNLKAMELLDAGNTETFGHPVPTTVPLGTIAGKAILVSGHDLRDLKAILEQTVGTGITVYTHGELLPAHGYPKLKQTYPHLYGHYGTAWQNQTHDFDHFPGPIVMTTNCLMPPHDTYSDRLFTLGPVGYPGLLHTSIEDVSPIIQKALELPGFTEETDRGSVTTGFARHAVLGVADAVIDAVKQGQIRHFFLVGGCDGAKPGRNYYSDLVETMPQDCVVLTLGCGKFRFFDQDLGTIGGIPRLLDVGQCNDAYSAIQIAVALANAFGVEVNQLPLSMVLSWYEQKAIAVLLTLLALGIQNIRIGPTLPAFLSPNVVKLLSETFNLKLITTPEQDLAACLG